Within Eschrichtius robustus isolate mEscRob2 chromosome X, mEscRob2.pri, whole genome shotgun sequence, the genomic segment GTCGGGGTGCGACTAGAAAAGGTTTGATTAGCTTTATCAGGGCTGGGGAGTTTTAAAATCCTGGCTTTGAAGGAGCCTACCTTTACTTCTATCTGACTGGTCCAGGCATTGTGGAGAAGTTGTCAAAGTTTGTCTCTATGCTTCTTACCTCCCCCAAAATGTGCCTTTCTGGGTCCCACACTCAGAGAATCTTGCTTTCAGTTTGGAAATATATCAAGGGCACTTGCAACTGTGTTAGGATGGGCTTTGAGAGGTACAACTTCAATCCCACATCTAATTTGTAACAAGATTCTCCTTGCAAAGCATCATTACATCTATTCCTCTAGTTTAACCTCTAAACAGGGAGGGTAATTTTTgtctacattttacagataaaggaaaAGGCTCAGAGTCTACCTAGGTGACTCTAAGGCCATGCAACTAGTAAGAGGCCAAAGCTTTAACTTTTGAGTCGAGAAGGAAGCCACATCCTGCGCTTGTTCTACTGAGCCACAAGCACCTCAAAGGTGCCAAGGTATGCCACAGCAAACTAGCTAACAGAGGACCACAGGGCTGAAACCACTGTCTTGATCTGATTTGTAATGAATTATAGCATTGTGATAGACTTCTGAAAAGCATATAACAAATCTAGGAATTCAGTGCTAGTCTCAAAGGAGACATTGGGATTCACATAAGGTGGCTGTGAAGAATTTACCATTCGGTAGCTCTGTTCTCTGCAAATTTTTCTCTCAGACTGCTGGAAAACAAGGAAATCTCATCAACTGAAGGAAATGACCTATAAGGAAGCTTTATTATGTGTGGGGGAGGATCAGATCCCATTGTAGTTTTGGATAGTGTTTAGCCAtgtgcagtgaacactgggagTGTATGTGTGTCCGTGGGTAATATACTTTCTTCGGTTTGTTTTTCATCTAAGCTAGCCCATCTACAAACTCTTAAAAGTGACCAAGAAAGCTGCATCCTTGGGATTAGAAGGGGGACTATCAAGTTAACTGTGCAATTCTGGGAGAAACAGGGAGACCACAGGTGGCAAAACTCTAAATAGCTTGTGAACTGAGATTTGGATAAACCGGATGACTTAGGAACTTGGACATGGGTTATATCCCTGTGTCTTGGGTGCTTAGAAAATAACCCAGGGTGAGATCCGGACACAAGTCCAACACTGTATCACCAGTCCTTGAAATTGGACGCATTCCCCTCCCTTGCCTCGGATATATCTGACCAAGAAAACAATGACACAATTAAAAAGAAGGGTTCACGTTCTTGCCCAGTTTGTTGGACACCCTGTATTTGCACAGTCCAACTGCTCAGATGTATTGGAAAATACAGTCGTGCAGCGTGCAGTTCACTGGCCTGATGGTAGAGGGTGCTCCAGCTGGGATAGAATGCTGCTGAGGGTGGGGAGTAAacggagaggaggagaaggaattgTTGGCTCGCAGGTTAGTGAGCAGCCAGTCTAGCAGTTGTTTTCTAGCCCGTTTCCCACGGCTTCATCCCGTGGTTGTTCCTTGGCGAACTTCATGACCTCTTGAGGAAGATCTCCTACACTGTACCCCTTCTCTGCTGCTTTAGCTGAAACTTCAGGAAGCTGTGGAGAGAGCAGAGATAGCTTGAGTCACGTGATGCTTTTCGAGCCAGGGCCCAGACGGAGAAAGTCAACTACACCCCACCCACCTTCCTGCCTGTGATTCTAGGATTAAAGGCTGCCACAGGGTCCAGGACTGGAGGCTGCTGACATGGCTTTCCTTTTTTCTGGACCCTCCTCTAATGGCATAGATTAAAACGCCAAAGGTCCTTTCTTTTTGAGCTTCAAAAAACAAACTCTGGAATCAGTTGTGTTCACTAATACTTCTCATCAGGTACTGGGATCCTTCAGTTAATCTGTACTGATTTCTAGGTCAAGGTTAGGGGTTGCCATTCCCCTGCCTCcctaaaaaaaagtacatgagaTTGGAAATAGGGAGGATAATTTGgtttagtattttatttctctggaaTCCATCTAATGTAGGAAACACAgccgtggggtgtgtgtgtgtgtgtgtgtgtgtgcatgtgtgcaaaaCATAAGACTTAAAAATTGCTCCCTGATGTTTTACCAAATAGTTTGTTGAAAGGATCACTGATAAAATGAGCTAATCTCACTCTCCTCCTCTTGGAAGTACACAGGCCTTGAGGTGTCCAGAGCCCCACGTAATTAATGGTTCATCACTTTTGTGCCTTTATGAGGTGAGAGTAATTCATGAGTCACATGATAAAGAACAGACTCAAAAAAATGGACTGCTTCTTGGGCTCTAAGTACaatacctcctccctgcccctaccCATTCCAACCCTCTTTCTTCTTGTTCCTTGTTGCATTGCTTACCTTCTTCAGTTGTCCGGCATCATCTCCCGCGAAGTAGAGCACGGGTATGTTAAATTGTGAGGCCGCAATCCACTGCAGGACAGCCTGGAGCTGCTTTTGCAAGCTACTTGTTGAGCACTGATTATTGACAATGACTTCAGGTCCAGGAGAGTCTTGATAGTTCTGTGACATCGCAGCATCGTGACTACATCTGGGGCCACCGGCCTGGTAGTTGGGGTTGTTGGCCAAGGCTGCTTGTTCTTCCAACTCAGCAAGGGCTGCCCCATTGTTGCAATACTTAGCCATGATAAGGCACAGCTTCATCACAGATTCTACCAGTTGATCTATAAATTGTCGGTTCACTTGCTTCATCCCACTGATAAAGTCAAGTTCTTGATTGTCCTGGCATTGTTCTTCCCCTTTGTCAGGCCTCTTGGACATGGTGGCTCCTTTGTCTGTCCTGGGCTCAGAACGTTTGTTCTCACCTTCACGTAGATCTCCGCAGTTGAAGGAGCTCTCACTAAGCAGTGTTTGAATCAGTGACAGAACGATGTTTGACATATCCAGCCTCTGGGAGTCCAGGTGTTGATTCTCCTTTAGAGAGGTGGATGATTCAGGTGCTCCACGAGATTCTAGATGTTTCATTGAAAGTGCCTTGGCACTTTGGCTACCTCTGCGCTTTTTGTATTGGGCACTCTGAGTCATATAGCCGGTGGTAGAACCAAGACAGTCTTTAAATGCATCTTTGCCCTTGGCCTGCTGGGTCAGATAGTATTGGATCAGCCTAAGGGCAGAGACAATCAAGTTCTTTGCCAGTGAATCCATGGAAAGGCtgatcttctctctcttttcctccttatTGGCGCATGCTTTGCCAGCCATCTTGCCTTGATTGCCATGATTTTGATTCCACATTGTCAGGCTCTCCTTGAGGGTATGTTCGCTGACTTTCTCACCACTGGTCAATGACTTGCACTCCTCTGGTTTCATTTTGCCTTTGTCCTTCCCCTTCATCTCGGCCTTCATAGCTGAGAATTCAAGACTTTGGTTCTTGCATTTGGGATCATGGCACCCAGCTTTCAAAGACGCATGTGACGAACTCCGAgacttagtttcctttttttccccaagaagagCACAGACAAGACGCTTCAGCATGGCCTCTATGATATCAGCAGTGTTTTGTTTCCCATGGTTGAACAGATTCCTCTTGACAGTTGAGACAAAGTCTGAGTTGGCCATCAGGACCCTGGTGTTATTATATAGGTTCTTCAGGCAGGAGTCGATCAAATTGGACACAATTTCCTTGGTGTGTTTTAACAGCGCCCTCCTCAGGACCACACAAGATGGAATTGGCTTCCCAGAGCTATGAACTTTCAAGTTCTGCATAACAGAGACCATCGTGTCAGATGCCACTTGATTTGTGTAAACCATGAACATTTTGCTGGTCGAATCTGCAAATTCCTTATTGTCTCTTTGGCACATCTGTTTGTCTCCACCTTTGCTCTTGTTGGCTAATTCACTATACAGAAAGGTTTTTTGGCCACCTTTCCTACACTCCTCCCCAGTGCCCCGCCTTTCTGCAGAGGTCACTTCCACAGCATCATGGGCCATTTCAGAAGTGATCTTGCTCACAGCACTACGAGGGCTGTTTTTCCCTTTGTCCCCACTGGGTGGATAGATTGAATGATGAAGACATTTGCTTCCACCTTCCAACTTCTCCTTGATTTTCTTATAGGCCATCTGGATCACCAGAGGAGATAGTCGGTTGACATAGAAGGAAGGGTCATCCGTAGAACATTCTCCATCAGGGGAGATAACTGCCCTCTGATTGCTAGGAGACTTGGCTGGTGAGGTGGAAGGACTCTGGTTATTGCTGGTGTTTTTGGACGCTGTCATTTCCAGATGTTGGCCTTGAGGTCCTTTGGCCACATACTCCATTTTCAGTTGATCGGCATAGAATCTGTAGCTGTTCCCAGAGGGCAGTTTGTGACATTTGCCCTCTGTGTCTCCTAGTTTATGTCTACAGCTGGAGGATGAGGGGCTAAGTGCATGTTGGAAACACAAGGTGTACTTCTGAAGATCACTGAGTAGACGATTGAGGACACTTCCAGGATTAGAAGGAGCTCGTTTGAAAAGGCACACTGACATCTCCATCTAAAAAAAGACGACCTATCCATAAGACTTTAGGTAGGCTACTTCTTTCCCCTATTGTATTTAGAAGATATATCTTCTAAGCTGCACAGATTAGGGATTTGGCCTTTAGTATTTGCATGGGCGCGTAACACACAATTATATCC encodes:
- the AKAP4 gene encoding A-kinase anchor protein 4, whose product is MSDNNIDWLHSHKSMCKVDLYSPTGQQYQDQKVICFVDVSTLNMEDKDSKDAAGSNSRGDLNLESLEEEKIIVIEVTEKQDSPKMEMSVCLFKRAPSNPGSVLNRLLSDLQKYTLCFQHALSPSSSSCRHKLGDTEGKCHKLPSGNSYRFYADQLKMEYVAKGPQGQHLEMTASKNTSNNQSPSTSPAKSPSNQRAVISPDGECSTDDPSFYVNRLSPLVIQMAYKKIKEKLEGGSKCLHHSIYPPSGDKGKNSPRSAVSKITSEMAHDAVEVTSAERRGTGEECRKGGQKTFLYSELANKSKGGDKQMCQRDNKEFADSTSKMFMVYTNQVASDTMVSVMQNLKVHSSGKPIPSCVVLRRALLKHTKEIVSNLIDSCLKNLYNNTRVLMANSDFVSTVKRNLFNHGKQNTADIIEAMLKRLVCALLGEKKETKSRSSSHASLKAGCHDPKCKNQSLEFSAMKAEMKGKDKGKMKPEECKSLTSGEKVSEHTLKESLTMWNQNHGNQGKMAGKACANKEEKREKISLSMDSLAKNLIVSALRLIQYYLTQQAKGKDAFKDCLGSTTGYMTQSAQYKKRRGSQSAKALSMKHLESRGAPESSTSLKENQHLDSQRLDMSNIVLSLIQTLLSESSFNCGDLREGENKRSEPRTDKGATMSKRPDKGEEQCQDNQELDFISGMKQVNRQFIDQLVESVMKLCLIMAKYCNNGAALAELEEQAALANNPNYQAGGPRCSHDAAMSQNYQDSPGPEVIVNNQCSTSSLQKQLQAVLQWIAASQFNIPVLYFAGDDAGQLKKLPEVSAKAAEKGYSVGDLPQEVMKFAKEQPRDEAVGNGLENNC